The genomic stretch GAGGACGGGACGTATCGATGATGCGCAGTTTTCGTTCCATGTATTCAGGCACGGAAAAGTCGTCGGTAATGTGGAAACGGCGGCAGTTGTTACGGGCATAGCAGTAAGGGCATCCTATAGTGCACCCTACCACTATGTTCATGTTTTTTATCAGGGATTTAATGCAGACACTCATAACACAACTGTTTCTCCATCCTCCGGGATAATCAGCCGGCTCATGTCGGCTTCGTGATGCGTTGCCTCATTGCGCAGAATTGCACGGGTGGTCTGGCAATGGTCGATGGCATCCATGTGTACGGCTATCAGCTTGATATGCGAAGGCAATTCGTCAAGTATCTGCATCACTTCGTTCTCGTCGGGGATGATAGGACCGTCCGTTTTGGAAAATTCGGGAAAGATTGCACCTCCGGAGTTTACCACGATATAGTCAGGATTGAACCGTTCCACGGTGTCTCGGATACATGCTTCCCATCGGCAGTCACCCATTATATAAACGGTCGGGAAGCCCTCGGCTTTTAGCACATAACCTGATACAGGTCCCATCATCTGCCCGATCTG from Phocaeicola dorei encodes the following:
- a CDS encoding MBL fold metallo-hydrolase: MKKTSTVQLVRNATLKIRYAGHTMLIDPVLADKGTLISALGVNKTPRVHLTIPIQDIIGGVDMVLLTHNHIDHYEPSVPTHLPKEIPFYVQPQDADAIRNDGFTNVIPIEEIKTIDGISIYRTTGHHGFGQIGQMMGPVSGYVLKAEGFPTVYIMGDCRWEACIRDTVERFNPDYIVVNSGGAIFPEFSKTDGPIIPDENEVMQILDELPSHIKLIAVHMDAIDHCQTTRAILRNEATHHEADMSRLIIPEDGETVVL